One window from the genome of Bacteroidota bacterium encodes:
- a CDS encoding histidine kinase produces MIDQEIETGKNYHTVTIIFVLLIVIVTVTSFYYYSQTKQNLMTEKFDEVKAIAGQKSERVSNWIGERKAEGKYLATNSVLTEAISNNSFLIDPDSKHRITDLFEQLRVNHDYSTISLIDLNGNFLVRTGDSIHQVNLSNEFSASDTGRFASISTKGLSDSIPSLAFLTPVFSPANIKTGYVFQKIDIRVDAKLIFESITPDNDPYLMRLFYFNEGKIYSLLDSSRSGSLHSGESEKIFPDEILETGSTGKSGRIQASGFNDLYTLGYLKRLSNFDIFVYCGVSGDQLEQPLKPIFLLLTIIIVITIVLSALAISLVIKRQEVTYSKKIAESRAFLESIREGMSDGFAVFDSDLRFIAVNSRAISVIGKTKSEIIGKSAFEVLPDLKNSGFYYSFEEVKKTGKPYTSIDYYPAWDVYFQNKLFPVTGGFAVFFSDITGEIKLKEQLSETYKQLEGLTLHMQVVAENDRESIAREIHDELGQVLTSLKMNLAMMKNAIKTGSQGDHCEFLLEEINTMGKQIDATVKRIRRIITELRPEVLDHLGFVAAIEWLVEESPAKNLIDYRFSSNVEHLDLDKTTATSLFRIVQEACTNINRHSGAKNASIKIEKQTDKLLVTISDDGKGFFVNDLKGVSTFGLLGMRERAKLINAELGIESAENTGTTISISVELKNN; encoded by the coding sequence ATGATCGATCAAGAAATCGAAACCGGTAAAAACTATCATACGGTCACCATAATATTCGTTCTTCTCATCGTGATTGTGACTGTCACCAGTTTTTACTATTACAGTCAGACAAAACAAAACCTGATGACAGAAAAGTTTGATGAAGTGAAAGCCATCGCAGGGCAAAAATCAGAAAGAGTGTCAAACTGGATTGGTGAAAGAAAAGCCGAAGGCAAATACCTCGCCACAAATTCTGTCTTGACGGAAGCAATTTCAAATAACTCATTTTTGATTGATCCAGACAGCAAACACAGAATAACGGATCTCTTCGAACAACTGAGGGTTAATCACGACTATTCTACAATTTCACTAATCGACCTGAACGGAAATTTTCTTGTCCGGACGGGTGATTCGATTCATCAGGTTAACCTGTCTAATGAATTTAGCGCTTCAGATACCGGCAGATTCGCAAGCATTTCGACAAAGGGGTTATCCGATTCAATCCCCTCTTTGGCTTTTCTGACCCCGGTTTTCAGTCCCGCAAATATTAAGACAGGATATGTTTTCCAAAAAATCGATATAAGAGTCGATGCAAAACTGATATTTGAAAGCATTACACCGGATAATGACCCCTACCTGATGAGGCTGTTCTATTTTAATGAAGGAAAGATTTACTCCCTGCTCGATTCATCCCGATCAGGCTCTCTTCATTCCGGTGAGTCAGAAAAAATCTTTCCTGATGAAATCCTTGAAACCGGAAGTACCGGCAAAAGTGGCAGAATCCAGGCAAGCGGATTCAATGATCTGTATACACTTGGTTATCTGAAAAGACTTTCAAATTTTGACATATTTGTCTATTGCGGAGTGAGTGGTGATCAACTCGAACAACCTCTGAAACCGATTTTTTTGCTCCTTACTATCATCATTGTCATTACCATTGTGCTCTCTGCGCTGGCAATATCGCTCGTAATCAAACGGCAGGAGGTAACTTACTCCAAGAAAATTGCCGAATCAAGAGCCTTTCTCGAGAGCATCAGAGAGGGGATGTCAGATGGTTTTGCAGTTTTCGATTCAGACTTGAGATTCATAGCTGTCAATTCCAGAGCCATTTCGGTAATCGGGAAAACCAAAAGTGAGATCATCGGGAAATCAGCTTTCGAAGTGTTGCCCGATCTTAAAAACTCAGGTTTCTACTACAGTTTTGAAGAAGTAAAAAAAACCGGAAAACCTTATACAAGCATCGATTACTACCCGGCATGGGATGTCTATTTTCAGAATAAACTTTTCCCGGTGACGGGAGGCTTTGCTGTCTTTTTCTCGGATATTACAGGTGAAATAAAACTAAAAGAACAGCTTAGCGAAACATATAAACAACTTGAAGGACTGACTCTCCACATGCAGGTCGTTGCAGAGAACGACAGAGAGTCAATAGCGAGAGAAATTCATGACGAATTGGGGCAGGTGCTCACCTCCCTTAAAATGAACCTCGCCATGATGAAGAATGCCATTAAGACCGGCAGCCAGGGCGATCATTGTGAATTCCTCCTTGAGGAAATAAATACCATGGGCAAACAGATAGATGCAACCGTAAAAAGAATACGGCGGATAATCACAGAACTCCGGCCTGAAGTGCTCGATCATCTTGGTTTTGTTGCTGCCATCGAATGGCTCGTTGAGGAATCTCCCGCCAAAAACCTGATCGATTACAGATTCTCATCAAATGTGGAACATCTTGATCTGGATAAAACCACCGCCACTTCTCTCTTCAGAATTGTGCAGGAAGCCTGTACCAACATAAACAGACACTCGGGTGCAAAAAATGCTTCGATTAAAATTGAAAAACAAACCGATAAACTTCTAGTAACCATCTCCGACGACGGAAAAGGGTTTTTCGTCAATGATCTCAAAGGTGTCTCTACCTTTGGTTTGCTCGGAATGAGGGAGAGGGCAAAATTGATAAATGCCGAACTTGGCATCGAATCAGCGGAAAACACGGGAACCACAATTTCAATCAGCGTAGAACTAAAAAATAATTAA
- a CDS encoding response regulator, translated as MDILIIDDADSVRHNIIRMIQQKTPDFVIHQASTCTEAIQKIERKVHDVVIVDIKLPDGSGFDIMERIKVLSPSPLVIFLSNFSNSKFKEKALSLGASYFFDKTEEFDQLMRLVQNDFRSL; from the coding sequence ATGGATATATTGATTATTGACGATGCCGACAGTGTAAGACACAATATTATTCGGATGATACAGCAGAAAACCCCTGATTTTGTCATCCATCAGGCATCCACCTGCACCGAAGCAATCCAAAAAATTGAGCGAAAAGTACACGATGTTGTCATTGTCGACATAAAACTGCCTGACGGGAGCGGGTTTGACATAATGGAACGAATCAAAGTTCTGTCCCCTTCCCCTTTAGTCATATTTCTGTCAAACTTTAGCAACTCAAAATTTAAGGAGAAAGCCCTCTCACTGGGAGCTTCCTACTTTTTTGATAAAACAGAGGAATTTGACCAGCTCATGAGGCTGGTACAAAACGATTTCAGATCGTTGTAG
- a CDS encoding response regulator transcription factor — MIKIFLADDHILIREGLKRIINIEPDIRVTGESDDPVEILRATKEKEYDILVLDITLPKKSGLEILKEVRAIDPSARVLILSMHPEDRFAIRSLKAGAYGYLTKESAGDDIILAIKKIASGRRYLSETLAETLAGGLDIDKKKLPHEVLSDREFEILRFIAQGKSLTDIGNELSISVSTVGTYRGRILEKLKLTNNAELILYVLENHLID; from the coding sequence ATGATTAAAATATTCCTCGCCGATGATCATATTCTCATTCGTGAAGGTCTGAAACGAATAATTAATATCGAGCCCGACATACGGGTGACAGGTGAATCTGATGATCCTGTTGAGATTCTTAGAGCCACCAAAGAAAAAGAATACGATATTCTGGTACTCGATATTACACTGCCCAAAAAGAGCGGTTTGGAAATCCTGAAGGAAGTGCGTGCCATCGACCCCTCCGCACGGGTACTTATTCTGAGCATGCATCCCGAGGACCGCTTTGCCATCAGGTCTTTGAAAGCCGGCGCGTATGGTTACCTGACAAAGGAAAGTGCGGGTGACGACATTATTCTCGCCATTAAAAAAATAGCATCTGGTAGAAGATATTTAAGTGAAACTCTCGCTGAGACTCTTGCCGGTGGATTGGATATCGACAAGAAAAAACTGCCTCACGAAGTCCTCTCCGACAGGGAATTTGAAATATTGAGGTTTATTGCACAGGGAAAATCCCTTACCGACATTGGCAACGAATTGTCCATTAGCGTTAGTACAGTCGGTACCTACAGAGGCAGGATTCTTGAAAAATTGAAACTTACAAACAATGCTGAATTAATCCTGTATGTTCTTGAGAACCATCTTATTGATTAA